One Streptomyces sp. CNQ-509 DNA window includes the following coding sequences:
- a CDS encoding MCE family protein has protein sequence MNRRSLAGPLIKSLVFVAVTALATTALAFSIANTGVGPTDGYSARFTDVTGLVEGDSVRVAGVKVGEVESIELSGRRYARVEFTVREGRELPASVNASVKYLNMVGQRYIDLEQGEGPVGRSLAPGGTIPLERTRPALDLTELFNGFQPLFQGLSPRDTNKLANEIVQVLQGQGGTVDSLVETVGSLTGTLAAKDQVIGEVIDNLTEVVETVNTREKEFNDLLVTLQDLVSGFSDDRKPLFRAVDAMGDLTATTADLVRDGRAPLKEDIHQVGRVAERLADNVPLVEEFLEQTPVKMATLGRLASYGSWFNLYLCEARVTGVSMSDGSEPPTGITVHPPRCER, from the coding sequence GTGAACAGAAGAAGCCTCGCGGGGCCCCTGATCAAGTCGCTCGTCTTCGTCGCGGTCACCGCGCTCGCCACCACCGCGCTCGCCTTCTCCATCGCCAACACCGGCGTCGGCCCCACCGACGGCTACAGCGCCCGGTTCACCGACGTGACCGGCCTGGTCGAGGGCGACAGCGTGCGGGTGGCGGGCGTGAAGGTCGGCGAGGTCGAGTCCATCGAGCTGAGCGGACGGCGGTACGCGCGGGTGGAGTTCACCGTACGCGAGGGGCGCGAGCTGCCCGCCTCCGTCAACGCCTCGGTGAAATACCTCAACATGGTCGGCCAGCGCTACATCGACCTGGAGCAGGGCGAGGGCCCGGTGGGGCGGTCGCTCGCGCCCGGCGGCACGATCCCGCTGGAGCGCACCCGGCCCGCGCTCGACCTCACCGAGCTGTTCAACGGCTTCCAGCCGCTGTTCCAGGGGCTGTCGCCGCGGGACACCAACAAGCTCGCGAACGAGATCGTCCAGGTGCTCCAGGGCCAGGGCGGGACGGTCGACAGCCTCGTCGAGACGGTCGGCTCGCTCACCGGCACGCTGGCCGCGAAGGACCAGGTGATCGGCGAGGTCATCGACAACCTCACCGAGGTGGTGGAGACCGTCAACACCCGCGAGAAGGAGTTCAACGACCTGCTGGTGACCCTCCAGGACCTGGTGTCCGGCTTCTCCGACGACCGCAAGCCGCTCTTCCGCGCCGTCGACGCCATGGGCGACCTGACGGCCACCACCGCCGATCTCGTACGCGACGGGCGCGCCCCGCTCAAGGAGGACATCCACCAGGTCGGCCGGGTCGCCGAGCGGCTGGCGGACAACGTGCCGCTGGTGGAGGAGTTCCTGGAGCAGACCCCGGTGAAGATGGCCACGCTGGGGCGGCTGGCCTCGTACGGCTCCTGGTTCAACCTCTATCTCTGCGAGGCGCGGGTGACGGGCGTGAGCATGTCCGACGGTAGCGAGCCGCCGACCGGGATCACGGTGCACCCGCCGAGGTGTGAGCGATGA
- a CDS encoding MCE family protein — protein sequence MRVPRLKPVRERSPVAVGLVGLLVLALGGFAAYRADALPGVGGGTSYTAHFSEAAGLRSGDEVRVAGVKVGEVDGVGLDGPRVAVDFTVRDAWIGDRSTAAIAIETLLGEKYLAVDPLGSVRQDAGQPIPVERTTSPYDVTQAFQDLSSTVGELDTTALAESFEVISETFEDTPPNVRKAANGLADLSQTISSRDAELARLLSGSAEITRTLKEQNDTFETLLKDGNDLLAEVRARRDAIHALFTGTRDLAKELDGLVEENEEQIGPVLDALDRVTGVLRANEKNLDKALATAGPYYRLVGNTLGSGRWFDSYLCGLVPREYAPDVVPDRGCRPPEPKGGR from the coding sequence ATGAGAGTGCCGAGGCTGAAGCCCGTACGCGAACGCAGCCCCGTCGCCGTGGGGCTGGTGGGACTGCTGGTCCTCGCGCTGGGCGGGTTCGCGGCGTACCGCGCGGACGCGCTGCCGGGCGTCGGCGGCGGCACCTCCTACACGGCCCACTTCTCCGAGGCCGCCGGGCTGCGCTCCGGCGACGAGGTGCGGGTGGCCGGCGTGAAGGTGGGCGAGGTCGACGGGGTCGGGCTCGACGGGCCCAGGGTCGCGGTCGACTTCACGGTGCGCGACGCCTGGATCGGCGACCGGTCCACGGCCGCCATCGCCATCGAGACGCTGCTCGGCGAGAAGTACCTGGCCGTAGATCCCCTGGGCAGCGTCCGGCAGGACGCCGGTCAGCCGATCCCGGTCGAGCGCACCACGTCCCCGTACGACGTGACGCAGGCGTTCCAGGATCTGTCGTCCACCGTCGGGGAGTTGGACACCACGGCGCTCGCGGAGAGCTTCGAGGTGATCTCGGAGACCTTCGAGGACACCCCGCCGAACGTGCGCAAGGCGGCGAACGGGCTGGCGGACCTGTCGCAGACGATCTCCTCCCGGGACGCCGAGCTGGCCCGGCTGCTCTCCGGCAGCGCCGAGATCACCAGGACGCTGAAGGAGCAGAACGACACGTTCGAGACGCTGCTGAAGGACGGCAACGACCTGCTCGCCGAGGTACGCGCCAGGCGCGACGCGATCCACGCCCTCTTCACCGGCACCCGCGACCTGGCGAAGGAACTGGACGGGCTGGTGGAGGAGAACGAGGAGCAGATCGGCCCGGTGCTCGACGCCCTGGACCGGGTCACCGGCGTGCTCCGGGCCAACGAGAAGAACCTCGACAAGGCGCTGGCCACGGCCGGCCCGTACTACCGGCTCGTCGGCAACACCCTCGGCAGCGGCCGCTGGTTCGACAGCTACCTCTGCGGGCTCGTGCCGCGGGAGTACGCGCCGGACGTCGTGCCGGACCGCGGGTGCCGGCCGCCGGAGCCGAAGGGGGGCCGGTGA
- a CDS encoding MCE family protein, with protein MSRLETTGRRTAGLVFLLVMALLVWLSVAVYQKEFTDTATVTVETGSVGNEMHPYAEVKMRGVVVGEVREISAENGGRTARLTLALDPGQLDRIPADVSAQMLPTTLFGERFVSLVPPADGGTAGETLAAGGVIPQDRSENAIELEQVLDNVMPLLTAVKPAKLSATLTAMADALDGRGKKLGDTLVELDEHLRKLNPHLPTLNRDIRELVEFGHLYADTVPDLTKALRDATTTSGTIAEKAQDLGGLYGTLTTTSQDLDTFLEQNRENIIRLSADSRPTVEKMAEYAPSFPCTLRTLADFVPVMDKALGKGTAEPGLHVDVEVLPARGKYVPGRDAPRFDAGGGPRCYGVPYTGAPARSGTAAGRPQSAKTLTTAPATDEQALGLPNSPAENQLVNELLAAGMESPPDDLPDWSSVLAGPVFRGTEVRLK; from the coding sequence ATGAGCCGCCTCGAAACGACGGGACGCAGGACCGCGGGGCTGGTGTTCCTGCTGGTGATGGCGCTGCTCGTGTGGCTGTCGGTGGCCGTCTACCAGAAGGAGTTCACCGACACCGCGACCGTCACGGTCGAGACCGGCAGCGTCGGGAACGAGATGCACCCGTACGCCGAGGTGAAGATGCGCGGCGTCGTCGTCGGCGAGGTGCGGGAGATCTCCGCGGAGAACGGCGGGCGGACCGCCCGGCTGACGCTGGCGCTCGACCCCGGGCAACTGGACCGGATCCCCGCAGACGTCTCCGCGCAGATGCTGCCCACCACGCTCTTCGGCGAGCGGTTCGTCTCCCTGGTCCCGCCCGCGGACGGCGGCACGGCGGGCGAGACGCTGGCGGCGGGCGGCGTCATCCCGCAGGACCGCAGCGAGAACGCCATCGAGCTGGAGCAGGTGCTCGACAACGTGATGCCGCTGCTCACCGCCGTGAAGCCGGCGAAGCTCTCCGCCACGCTCACCGCCATGGCCGACGCGCTCGACGGCCGCGGCAAGAAGCTCGGCGACACCCTCGTCGAGCTGGACGAGCACCTGCGGAAGCTCAACCCGCACCTGCCCACGCTCAACCGCGACATCCGCGAACTGGTCGAGTTCGGCCACCTGTACGCCGACACCGTCCCCGACCTGACCAAGGCGCTGCGGGACGCGACGACGACGAGCGGCACCATCGCCGAGAAGGCCCAGGACCTGGGCGGGCTCTACGGCACGCTGACGACCACGTCGCAGGATCTGGACACCTTCCTGGAGCAGAACCGGGAGAACATCATCCGGTTGTCCGCCGACAGCCGGCCCACGGTGGAGAAGATGGCCGAGTACGCGCCGTCGTTCCCCTGCACGCTGCGTACCCTCGCCGACTTCGTGCCCGTCATGGACAAGGCGCTCGGTAAGGGCACCGCCGAGCCGGGACTGCACGTCGACGTCGAGGTGCTGCCCGCCCGCGGCAAGTACGTGCCCGGCCGGGACGCCCCGCGCTTCGACGCCGGCGGCGGCCCGCGGTGCTACGGCGTCCCGTACACCGGCGCGCCCGCCAGGAGCGGCACCGCCGCCGGCCGGCCGCAGTCCGCGAAGACCCTCACCACCGCGCCGGCCACCGACGAGCAGGCCCTCGGGCTGCCCAACTCCCCGGCGGAGAACCAGCTCGTCAACGAACTTCTCGCGGCCGGCATGGAGAGCCCGCCCGACGACCTGCCCGACTGGTCGAGCGTGCTCGCCGGACCCGTCTTCCGGGGTACGGAGGTGCGGCTGAAGTGA
- a CDS encoding ABC transporter permease, which produces MTTTLPPVPHPPDPPDRPDPDPGEEPEAAGQQPPRPAWSVPGAGALRETGKLFALALSVARLSFKRPFQFREFVEQFWFIASVTILPAALVSIPFGAVIALQVGSLTQQFGAQSFTGGASVLAVIQQASPLIVALLISGAGGSAICADLGSRKIREELDAMEVMGVSPVQRLVVPRVLATMGVAVLLNGLVSVVGTLGGYFFNVILQGGTPGAYLASFSALAQLPDLYISEIKALIFGFIAGIVAAYRGLNPRGGPKGVGDAVNQSVVITFLLLFFVNTVLTSIYLQVVPPKGG; this is translated from the coding sequence ATGACCACGACCCTGCCGCCGGTGCCGCACCCGCCGGACCCCCCGGACCGCCCGGACCCGGACCCCGGCGAGGAGCCGGAGGCCGCCGGGCAGCAGCCGCCGCGCCCGGCCTGGTCCGTACCCGGTGCGGGTGCGCTGCGCGAGACCGGGAAGCTCTTCGCGCTGGCGCTGTCCGTCGCCCGGCTGTCGTTCAAGCGGCCGTTCCAGTTCCGGGAGTTCGTCGAGCAGTTCTGGTTCATCGCCAGCGTGACGATCCTGCCCGCGGCCCTGGTGTCGATCCCGTTCGGCGCGGTGATCGCCCTCCAGGTCGGCTCGCTCACCCAGCAGTTCGGGGCGCAGTCCTTCACCGGCGGCGCCAGCGTGCTCGCCGTCATCCAGCAGGCGTCACCGCTCATCGTGGCGCTGCTGATCTCCGGCGCCGGCGGGTCGGCGATCTGCGCCGACCTCGGCTCCCGGAAGATCCGCGAGGAGCTGGACGCGATGGAGGTCATGGGCGTCTCGCCGGTCCAGCGGCTCGTGGTGCCCAGGGTGCTGGCGACGATGGGGGTCGCGGTCCTGCTCAACGGGCTGGTCTCGGTCGTCGGCACGCTCGGCGGCTACTTCTTCAACGTCATCCTCCAGGGCGGCACCCCCGGCGCGTACCTCGCCAGCTTCTCCGCCCTCGCACAGCTTCCCGACCTCTACATCAGCGAGATCAAGGCGCTGATCTTCGGGTTCATCGCCGGCATCGTCGCCGCCTACCGCGGCCTCAACCCCCGCGGCGGCCCGAAGGGCGTGGGCGACGCGGTCAACCAGTCCGTCGTCATCACCTTCCTGCTGCTGTTCTTCGTCAACACCGTGCTGACGTCGATCTACCTGCAGGTCGTCCCCCCGAAGGGAGGCTGA
- a CDS encoding ABC transporter permease — MALAQKDGTAGEYEQDPRRLRAGRLLDRPLSWLDQAGDQLVFYVRALLWTPRAARRYLKEVQRLLAEVAFGSGGLGVIGGTIGVMFAMTLFTGTVVGLQGYAALNQIGTAAFTGFVSAYFNTREIAPLVAGLALSATVGAGFTAQLGAMRINEEVDALEGMGVRSMPYLVTTRIIAGVVAIIPLYGIGLLSSYLASRAVTVLYNGQAAGTYDHYFNLFLSPADVLLSFMKVLIFSVMVILAHCYYGFRATGGPAGVGVAVGRSVRTAIVLIAVTDFFLSLAIWGTTTTVKVSG; from the coding sequence ATGGCCCTGGCCCAGAAGGACGGCACGGCGGGGGAGTACGAGCAGGACCCCCGGCGGCTGCGCGCAGGACGGCTCCTCGACCGCCCGCTCTCCTGGCTCGACCAGGCTGGCGACCAGCTCGTCTTCTACGTACGCGCCCTGCTGTGGACCCCGCGGGCCGCCCGCCGCTACCTCAAGGAGGTGCAGCGGCTGCTCGCCGAGGTCGCCTTCGGCAGCGGCGGCCTCGGCGTCATCGGCGGCACGATCGGCGTGATGTTCGCGATGACCCTGTTCACCGGCACGGTCGTCGGCCTCCAGGGCTACGCGGCCCTCAACCAGATCGGCACCGCCGCCTTCACCGGCTTCGTCTCCGCGTACTTCAACACCCGCGAGATCGCCCCGCTCGTCGCAGGACTCGCGCTCTCCGCCACCGTCGGCGCCGGATTCACCGCCCAGCTCGGCGCGATGCGGATCAACGAGGAGGTCGACGCGCTGGAGGGCATGGGGGTGCGCTCCATGCCGTACCTCGTCACCACCCGCATCATCGCCGGGGTGGTGGCCATCATCCCGCTCTACGGGATCGGGCTGCTCAGCTCGTACCTCGCCTCGCGCGCCGTGACGGTCCTCTACAACGGGCAGGCCGCCGGCACGTACGACCACTACTTCAACCTCTTCCTCTCCCCGGCCGACGTGCTCCTGTCGTTCATGAAAGTGCTGATCTTCAGCGTGATGGTGATCCTCGCGCACTGCTACTACGGCTTCCGCGCCACCGGCGGCCCCGCCGGGGTCGGCGTCGCCGTGGGGCGCTCGGTGCGTACCGCGATCGTGCTCATCGCGGTCACCGACTTCTTCCTCAGCCTGGCGATCTGGGGCACCACGACCACGGTGAAGGTGTCCGGATGA
- a CDS encoding ABC transporter ATP-binding protein has translation MGIEVVVDGLTKSFGRQNIWRDVTLTLPAGEVSVMLGPSGTGKTVFLKSLIGLLKPEEGQVLVDGVDMVNDRERDVFEARKKFGLMFQDGALFGSMSLFDNVAFPLREHTRKKESEIRRIVMERMDLVGLGGAEGKLPGEISGGMRKRAGLARALVLDPEIVLCDEPDSGLDPVRTAFISQLLIDVNAQIDATMLIVTHNIDIASTVPDNIGMLFRRNLVTFGPREVLLTSEEPVVSQFLSGSRLGPIGMSEEKDAATLTAEGPDAGAASGTGPREIVPQLEPSPGMPPRQAVERHRERVLGMLAQLPSAARKAIVAGIGGSVAHARTLTMPAPPEERP, from the coding sequence ATGGGAATCGAAGTCGTCGTGGACGGCCTGACGAAGTCCTTCGGCCGGCAGAACATCTGGCGCGACGTCACGCTGACGCTGCCGGCCGGCGAGGTCAGCGTGATGCTCGGCCCGTCCGGCACCGGGAAGACCGTGTTCCTCAAGTCGCTCATCGGCCTGCTCAAGCCCGAAGAGGGGCAGGTGCTGGTCGACGGCGTCGACATGGTGAACGACCGCGAGCGCGACGTCTTCGAGGCGCGCAAGAAGTTCGGCCTGATGTTCCAGGACGGCGCTCTCTTCGGCTCGATGAGCCTCTTCGACAACGTCGCCTTCCCGCTGCGTGAGCACACCCGCAAGAAGGAGTCCGAGATCCGCCGCATCGTCATGGAGCGGATGGACCTCGTCGGTCTCGGCGGCGCCGAGGGCAAGCTGCCGGGCGAGATATCCGGCGGCATGCGCAAGCGGGCGGGGCTCGCCCGCGCGCTCGTCCTGGATCCCGAGATCGTGCTGTGCGACGAGCCGGACTCCGGTCTCGACCCGGTGCGTACGGCGTTCATCTCGCAACTGCTCATCGACGTCAATGCACAGATCGACGCGACGATGCTGATCGTCACGCACAACATCGACATCGCCTCCACCGTCCCCGACAACATCGGCATGCTCTTCCGCCGCAACCTCGTCACCTTCGGGCCCCGCGAGGTGCTGCTGACCAGCGAGGAGCCGGTGGTCTCGCAGTTCCTCAGCGGCAGCAGGCTCGGCCCCATCGGCATGTCGGAGGAGAAGGACGCGGCCACGCTCACCGCCGAGGGCCCCGACGCCGGCGCCGCCTCCGGTACGGGCCCGCGCGAGATCGTGCCGCAGTTGGAGCCGTCGCCCGGGATGCCCCCGCGGCAGGCGGTGGAACGGCACCGCGAGCGGGTGCTGGGCATGCTGGCCCAACTGCCGTCCGCCGCGCGCAAGGCGATCGTCGCGGGCATCGGCGGCTCGGTCGCGCACGCCCGGACGCTGACCATGCCCGCGCCCCCGGAGGAGCGGCCATGA